The Anopheles merus strain MAF chromosome 2L, AmerM5.1, whole genome shotgun sequence genome has a segment encoding these proteins:
- the LOC121592753 gene encoding protein rhomboid isoform X2 has translation MCMSGKRSRSFKCAVHHRDREVCSENDFHLIFEDPPLFRRMVHVIAMEVLPEERDRKYYADNYSCCPPPLFVILVTFVELGFFVYHSLTLGPADPAGPVPIDSMFIYRPDKRQEVWRFLFYMVLHAGWFHLGFNLIIQLLVGLPLEMVHGSTRIGCVYLAGVLAGSLGTSVFDPEVYLVGASGGVYALLAAHLANVMLNYRNMQYGILRLLAIFLFASCDVGFAIYSRYSVEPASGAPSVSYVAHLTGALAGLTIGLLVLKNFEQKLHEQLLWWVALGVYAACTIFAIVFNLLNTVTVQRLEEESEEVFKQHLFTNFGF, from the exons atgtgt ATGAGCGGCAAGCGTTCTCGTAGCTTCAAGTGTGCAGTACATCATCGCGATCGTGAGGTTTGTTCCGAGAACGATTTTCATCTGATATTCGAGGATCCGCCACTATTCCGcag AATGGTGCACGTAATTGCAATGGAAGTGCTCCCCGAGGAGCGGGATCGAAAATATTATGCAGACAATTATTCATGCTGTCCGCCTCCGTTATTTGTGATACTAGTTACATTCGTCGAG CTCGGGTTCTTCGTCTACCACTCACTCACGTTAGGTCCAGCGGATCCGGCGGGCCCGGTTCCGATCGATTCGATGTTCATTTACCGACCAGACAAGCGGCAGGAAGTGTGGCGATTTCTATTCTACATGGTTCTGCATGCAGG TTGGTTCCATCTAGGGTTCAATCTAATCATACAACTCCTCGTTGGGCTACCATTGGAGATGGTACACGGATCAACGAGGATAGGTTGTGTTTATCTTGCGGGAGTACTGGCCGGTTCGTTAG GGACGAGCGTATTCGACCCGGAAGTGTACCTCGTTGGTGCGAGCGGCGGTGTGTATGCCCTGCTCGCTGCCCATTTAGCCAATGTAATGCTAAATTACCGCAATATGCAGTATGGCATCCTACGGCTACTAGCGATATTCCTATTTG CGTCCTGTGATGTAGGTTTCGCCATCTACTCTCGGTACTCGGTGGAACCGGCCAGTGGGGCACCGTCGGTATCGTACGTGGCGCATCTGACGGGGGCTCTGGCCGGGCTCACGATCGGGCTGCTGGTGCTCAAAAACTTCGAACAGAAGTTGCACGAACAGCTCCTCTGGTGGGTGGCACTTGGGGTGTACGCCGCCTGCACCATCTTCGCCATCGTGTTCAACCTGCTCAACACCGTCACCGTCCAGAGGCTAGAGGAGGAAAGTGAAGAGGTATTCAAACAGCATCTATTCACCAACTTCGGCTTCTAG
- the LOC121592753 gene encoding protein rhomboid isoform X3, with protein sequence MSGKRSRSFKCAVHHRDREVCSENDFHLIFEDPPLFRRMVHVIAMEVLPEERDRKYYADNYSCCPPPLFVILVTFVELGFFVYHSLTLGPADPAGPVPIDSMFIYRPDKRQEVWRFLFYMVLHAGWFHLGFNLIIQLLVGLPLEMVHGSTRIGCVYLAGVLAGSLGTSVFDPEVYLVGASGGVYALLAAHLANVMLNYRNMQYGILRLLAIFLFASCDVGFAIYSRYSVEPASGAPSVSYVAHLTGALAGLTIGLLVLKNFEQKLHEQLLWWVALGVYAACTIFAIVFNLLNTVTVQRLEEESEEVFKQHLFTNFGF encoded by the exons ATGAGCGGCAAGCGTTCTCGTAGCTTCAAGTGTGCAGTACATCATCGCGATCGTGAGGTTTGTTCCGAGAACGATTTTCATCTGATATTCGAGGATCCGCCACTATTCCGcag AATGGTGCACGTAATTGCAATGGAAGTGCTCCCCGAGGAGCGGGATCGAAAATATTATGCAGACAATTATTCATGCTGTCCGCCTCCGTTATTTGTGATACTAGTTACATTCGTCGAG CTCGGGTTCTTCGTCTACCACTCACTCACGTTAGGTCCAGCGGATCCGGCGGGCCCGGTTCCGATCGATTCGATGTTCATTTACCGACCAGACAAGCGGCAGGAAGTGTGGCGATTTCTATTCTACATGGTTCTGCATGCAGG TTGGTTCCATCTAGGGTTCAATCTAATCATACAACTCCTCGTTGGGCTACCATTGGAGATGGTACACGGATCAACGAGGATAGGTTGTGTTTATCTTGCGGGAGTACTGGCCGGTTCGTTAG GGACGAGCGTATTCGACCCGGAAGTGTACCTCGTTGGTGCGAGCGGCGGTGTGTATGCCCTGCTCGCTGCCCATTTAGCCAATGTAATGCTAAATTACCGCAATATGCAGTATGGCATCCTACGGCTACTAGCGATATTCCTATTTG CGTCCTGTGATGTAGGTTTCGCCATCTACTCTCGGTACTCGGTGGAACCGGCCAGTGGGGCACCGTCGGTATCGTACGTGGCGCATCTGACGGGGGCTCTGGCCGGGCTCACGATCGGGCTGCTGGTGCTCAAAAACTTCGAACAGAAGTTGCACGAACAGCTCCTCTGGTGGGTGGCACTTGGGGTGTACGCCGCCTGCACCATCTTCGCCATCGTGTTCAACCTGCTCAACACCGTCACCGTCCAGAGGCTAGAGGAGGAAAGTGAAGAGGTATTCAAACAGCATCTATTCACCAACTTCGGCTTCTAG